The following are encoded together in the Clostridium sp. BJN0013 genome:
- the argC gene encoding N-acetyl-gamma-glutamyl-phosphate reductase → MVQVGVVGGTGYVGAELIRLLSNHNKIEISGISSTSCQGKSISSIYPGFYNLKELVCEKDDEVIEKSDLIFLALPSGVSEPIVEKAVAKDKICIDMGADFRFKSESSYKKWYGKNFLIPQLHERSVYGLPELNRKYIRKSKIIGNPGCYATSVQIGILPLISEGLIEEKGIIADCKSGLTGAGKGLSESSHFVNCNESFSAYKVANHRHTPEIEENLNSVSKYEVKLTFIPHLIPINRGILSTVYTTPKSLINIEKIHQKYCEFYKDEPFVRILPLGEVSKINNVRLSNYCCISIHYDGENNKLIIISCLDNMIKGAAGQAIQNMNIVLGFDEEEGLTAVPAVF, encoded by the coding sequence TTGGTACAAGTAGGAGTTGTTGGAGGAACTGGTTATGTGGGAGCAGAATTGATAAGACTTTTATCAAATCATAATAAAATTGAAATATCAGGTATATCCTCTACAAGTTGTCAGGGAAAATCCATTAGCAGTATATATCCAGGTTTTTACAATTTGAAAGAGCTTGTATGTGAAAAGGATGACGAAGTTATAGAAAAAAGTGATTTGATTTTTTTGGCTTTGCCTAGCGGAGTAAGTGAACCTATTGTAGAAAAGGCAGTGGCCAAAGATAAAATATGTATAGATATGGGTGCAGATTTTAGATTTAAAAGTGAATCTTCATATAAAAAGTGGTATGGCAAAAATTTTCTCATACCCCAATTGCATGAAAGATCTGTATATGGACTTCCGGAGCTAAATAGAAAATATATAAGAAAATCCAAAATTATAGGAAATCCAGGCTGTTATGCCACTTCTGTTCAAATCGGTATTTTACCTCTTATTTCTGAAGGATTAATAGAAGAAAAAGGTATAATTGCAGATTGTAAATCAGGATTAACCGGTGCGGGGAAAGGTCTTAGTGAAAGTAGTCATTTTGTAAATTGTAATGAGAGTTTTAGTGCTTATAAAGTGGCAAACCACAGGCATACTCCAGAAATAGAGGAAAATTTAAATAGTGTATCAAAATACGAGGTAAAACTTACTTTTATTCCACATTTAATTCCAATAAATAGGGGTATTCTGTCTACAGTATACACAACTCCAAAAAGTTTAATAAATATAGAAAAAATACATCAAAAATATTGTGAATTCTATAAAGATGAACCTTTTGTAAGAATCCTTCCTTTAGGAGAAGTATCGAAGATAAACAATGTAAGACTTTCTAATTATTGTTGTATTTCCATACATTATGACGGCGAAAACAATAAACTTATAATTATATCTTGTTTAGATAATATGATAAAGGGAGCAGCGGGACAGGCAATCCAAAATATGAATATTGTTTTAGGGTTTGATGAAGAAGAAGGACTTACTGCTGTACCAGCCGTTTTTTAA
- a CDS encoding ribonuclease H-like domain-containing protein, whose amino-acid sequence MIERLNDVDVEKPVIENSLKIDESRCIFRDAIFFDLEHYIYKKPICIGVFGCCFYDYKNEVLKVTQYMIENRKDTKLILKLAKEYFENMIRENKKYIVTFSGNNDFTVINYLFEKYNMEFNNIEEHFISVDLQKQYEKEIHKSIGLKSLEKEFGITREDKIISGSNLAKTFSKIIKDSEYINRMPQIKKEKILLYNEQDIVSLFNIYTKWNNVFMGNK is encoded by the coding sequence ATGATAGAAAGACTTAACGATGTGGATGTTGAAAAACCTGTAATAGAAAATTCATTGAAGATAGACGAAAGCAGATGTATTTTTAGAGATGCTATATTTTTTGATTTAGAACATTATATATACAAAAAGCCTATATGTATAGGTGTTTTTGGTTGCTGTTTTTATGATTATAAGAATGAGGTGCTAAAGGTAACACAGTACATGATAGAAAATAGGAAAGATACAAAATTGATACTAAAATTGGCTAAAGAATACTTTGAAAATATGATTAGGGAAAATAAAAAGTATATAGTAACTTTTTCAGGAAATAATGATTTTACAGTTATAAATTATCTTTTTGAAAAATATAATATGGAATTTAATAATATAGAAGAACATTTTATAAGTGTGGATTTGCAAAAGCAATATGAAAAAGAAATCCATAAATCTATAGGACTGAAATCATTGGAAAAAGAATTTGGAATCACCAGAGAGGATAAAATTATAAGCGGTTCAAATTTAGCTAAAACTTTTAGTAAAATAATTAAAGATAGTGAGTATATAAACAGAATGCCACAGATAAAAAAAGAAAAAATATTATTATACAATGAGCAGGATATAGTAAGCTTGTTTAATATATATACAAAATGGAATAATGTGTTTATGGGCAATAAATAG
- a CDS encoding HAD-IB family hydrolase — MSIAAFFDIDGTLYREGLITEVFKKLVKYEIIPGERWYKEVKPEYERWDKRKGNYDNYLLKMANIYIEAIKGLHRSQIEFIAKTVVAQKGDRVYSYTRDMLKWHKESKHIVVTVSGSPVELVREMAIKYGFDDYVGAVYIRNKDNIYTGEVVPMWDSISKEKAIRMLTKKYNIDLEKSYAYGDTLGDFSMMKMVKNPVCVNPTRELLRKVLEDDKVSSRVKIIVERKDMIYKLGASCIKEI, encoded by the coding sequence ATGAGTATTGCAGCTTTTTTTGATATTGACGGTACTTTATATAGAGAAGGTCTTATAACAGAAGTTTTTAAAAAATTAGTGAAGTATGAAATAATACCTGGAGAAAGATGGTATAAAGAAGTAAAACCTGAATATGAAAGATGGGATAAAAGAAAGGGGAATTATGATAACTATCTTTTGAAAATGGCAAATATATATATAGAAGCTATAAAAGGACTTCATAGATCTCAAATAGAATTTATAGCTAAAACTGTAGTAGCTCAGAAGGGAGATAGGGTATATTCTTATACCAGAGATATGCTAAAGTGGCATAAAGAAAGTAAACACATAGTAGTGACTGTATCTGGAAGTCCTGTAGAATTGGTTAGAGAAATGGCAATTAAATATGGATTTGATGATTATGTAGGAGCTGTATATATAAGAAATAAGGATAATATATATACAGGAGAGGTAGTTCCTATGTGGGATAGTATCAGTAAAGAAAAAGCTATAAGGATGTTAACTAAAAAATACAATATAGATTTAGAAAAAAGTTATGCTTATGGAGATACTTTAGGTGATTTTTCTATGATGAAGATGGTAAAAAATCCTGTTTGTGTGAATCCTACTAGAGAGTTATTGAGAAAAGTGTTGGAAGATGATAAGGTGAGCAGCAGAGTAAAGATAATAGTTGAGAGAAAAGATATGATATATAAACTTGGAGCTTCTTGTATAAAGGAAATTTAA